A window of the Callospermophilus lateralis isolate mCalLat2 chromosome 7, mCalLat2.hap1, whole genome shotgun sequence genome harbors these coding sequences:
- the Strip1 gene encoding striatin-interacting protein 1, whose translation MEPAAGVPGPLIVNNKQPQPPPPPPPATAQPPPGAPRAGGGLLPGGKTREFNRNQRKDSEGYSESPDLEFEYADTDKWAAELSELYSYTEGPEFLMNRKCFEEDFRIHVTDKKWTELDTNQHRTHAMRLLDGLEVTAREKRLKVARAILYVAQGTFGECGSEAEVQFWMRYNIFLLLEVGTFNALVELLNMEIDNSAACSSAVRKPAISLADSTDLRVLLNIMYLIVENVHQEYEGDKAEWRTMRQTFRGELGSPLYNNEPFAIMLFGMVTKFCSGHAPHFPMKKVLLLLWKTVLCTLGGFEELQSMKAEKRTLLGLPPLPEDSIKVIRNMRAASPPASASDLIEQQQKRGRREHKALIKQDNLDAFNERDPYKADDSREEEEENDDDNSLEGETFPLERDEVMPPPLQHPQTDRLTCPKGLPWAPKVREKDIEMFLESSRSKFIGYTLGSDTNTVVGLPRPIHESIKTLKQHKYTSIAEVQAQMEEEYLRSPLSGGEEEVEQVPAETLYQGLLPSLPQYMIALLKILLAAAPTSKAKTDSINILADVLPEEMPTTVLQSMKLGVDVNRHKEVIVKAISALLLLLLKHFKLNHIYQFEYMAQHLVFANCIPLILKFFNQNIMSYITAKNSISVLDYPHCVVNELPELTAESLEAGDNNQFCWRNLFSCINLLRILNKLTKWKHSRTMMLVVFKSAPILKRALKVKQAMMQLYVLKLLKVQTKYLGRQWRKSNMKTMSAIYQKVRHRLNDDWAYGNDLDARPWDFQAEECALRANIERFNARRYDRAHSNPDFLPVDNCLQSVLGQRVDLPEDFQMNYDLWLEREVFSKPISWEELLQ comes from the exons ATGGAGCCGGCAGCCGGTGTTCCTGGCCCGCTGATTGTGAACAACAAGCAGCCCCAGCCACCGCCACCTCCGCCGCCCGCAACCGCGCAGCCTCCACCAGGGGCACCGCGGGCCGGCGGGGGCCTCCTGCCCGGGGGCAAAACCCGAGAGTTCAATCGCAACCAGCGCAAAGACTCGGAG GGTTATTCTGAGTCTCCAGATCTGGAGTTTGAATATGCTGACACAGACAAATGGGCTGCGGAGCTCTCAG AGCTTTACAGCTACACAGAagggccagaattcctgatgaatcGGAAGTGCTTTGAGGAAGACTTCCGGATCCATG TGACAGACAAGAAGTGGACTGAGTTGGACACCAACCAGCACCGTACCCATGCCATGAGGCTCCTGGATGGCTTGGAAGTCACTGCCCGGGAGAAGAGACTCAAGGTGGCCCGAgcaattctctatgttgcccaag GAACTTTTGGAGAGTGCGGCTCAGAAGCTGAGGTGCAGTTCTGGATGCGCTACAACATCTTTCTGCTCCTGGAGGTGGGCACGTTCAATGCCTTGGTGGAGCTCCTCAACATGGAAATAGA CAACAGTGCTGCGTGCAGCAGTGCGGTGAGGAAGCCTGCCATCTCCCTGGCTGACAGCACAGACCTGAG GGTTCTGCTCAACATCATGTACCTGATTGTGGAGAATGTTCACCAGGAGTATGAGGGTGACAAGGCTGAGTGGAGGACAATGCGACAGACCTTCAGAGGCGAGCTGG GCTCCCCGCTGTACAACAATGAGCCATTTGCCATCATGCTGTTTGGGATGGTGACCAAATTTTGCAGTGGCCATGCTCCCCACTTTCCCATGAAGAAAGTTCTCTTGCTACTCTGGAAGACAGTATTG TGCACACTGGGTGGCTTTGAGGAGCTGCAGAGCATGAAGGCTGAGAAGCGTACCCTCCTGGGACTACCTCCTTTGCCTGAGGACAGCATCAAAGTGATCCGCAACATGAGAGCTGCCTCCCCACCAGCATCTGCCTCAGACCTGATTGAGCAGCAGCAGAAACGGGGCCGTCGGGAGCACAAG GCTCTGATAAAACAGGACAATTTAGATGCCTTCAATGAGCGTGATCCTTACAAGGCTGATGACTctcgagaagaagaagaagagaatgaTGATGACAACAGTCTGGAGGGGGAGACATTCCCCCTTGAGCGTGATGAGGTGATGCCTCCCCCACTACAACACCCCCAGACTGACAGGCTTACCTGCCCAAAGGGGCTTCCATGGGCTCCCAAGGTCAG AGAGAAGGACATTGAGATGTTCCTCGAGTCCAGCCGCAGCAAATTCATAGGTTACACTCTAGGCAG CGACACCAATACAGTGGTGGGGCTGCCCAGGCCAATCCACGAAAGCATCAAGACTCTGAAACAG CACAAGTACACATCGATTGCAGAGGTCCAGGCGCAAATGGAGGAGGAGTACCTTCGCTCTCCTCTCTCAGGG GGAGAAGAGGAAGTTGAACAAGTCCCTGCAGAAACCCTCTACCAAGGATTGCTCCCCAGTCTGCCTCAGTATATG ATTGCTCTCCTGAagattctgctggctgcagctcCCACCTCAAAAGCCAAAACAGATTCAATCAACATCCTAGCAGATGTCCTACCTGAAGAAATGCC CACCACAGTGTTGCAAAGCATGAAGCTGGGGGTGGATGTGAATCGCCACAAAGAGGTCATCGTTAAGGCCATTTCTgctttgctgctgctgctgctgaagcACTTTAAGTTGAACCACATCTATCAG TTTGAATACATGGCCCAGCACTTGGTGTTTGCCAACTGTATCCCTTTGATCCTAAAATTCTTCAATCAAAACATCATGTCCTACATCACTGCCAAGAACAG CATTTCTGTCCTGGATTACCCTCACTGTGTGGTGAACGAGCTGCCAGAGctgactgcagagagtctg GAAGCAGGTGACAACAACCAATTTTGCTGGAGGAATCTCTTTTCTTGTATCAATCTGCTTCGGATCTTGAACAAGCTGACAAAATGGAAGCATTCAAGGACAATG ATGCTGGTGGTGTTCAAGTCAGCACCCATCTTGAAGCGGGCTCTGAAGGTGAAACAAGCCATGATGCAGCTGTATGTGCTGAAGTTGCTCAAGGTACAAACCAAGTACTTGGGGCGGCAGTGGCGCAAGAGCAACATGAAGACAATGTCTGCCATCTACCAGAAGGTGCGGCATCGGCTGAACGACGACTGGGCATATGGCAATG